From Paenibacillus sp. PL2-23:
AGCAAGGTCAACAGACGTTCACCCTGACAGGCCGCCCGAATTATTCGCTGAATATTTGCTGCTCTCCCTCTTTGACCATGCCAAGCTCCTTGGTTGCGAGCTGAGAGATATATTCGGGATCATTAAGCTGCTCGACTTTCTTGTTCAGTTCCTCGGTCCGGGCTCTCGTCTCCTCGATCCCTTCCTCGATAGCGGTCAGCTTCTGGTACGTCGCCTTCTGCTGCTGCATCTGGCCAAATAACGTATATCCCGCCCAGCCCATGAACAAGATGATGAACATCATCCATAGCCTGTACCGGCGCTTCGAGCCCGATGCCGACTGCTTCGCAGTAGCAGTTGCCATTATCGCTTCTCCCTCCTGAACCATTGATTCCAGCGGCTCTTCACGGCGGACAGCCCCTTCATGAGACGTTCCTCCACGCGCCATGACTCCCATTGCGGCTTCAGCCATCGTCCCATGGGACGAGTGACGGGCCTTAAGAGCCATAATAGCAAAAGCCAAATTGGACGAACCAATTGTACCACAATTTTTAGGAGGAATATAGTGAGCGCAGTCCCAAATCCTACAATCACAATGACCATTTTATAGAGCAGAAGAATCGGTTTTACAATCATCCAATCCAGCAGCTTGAGCATCAAACGAATCATTGCGCGGACGGCTTCAATCAGCCACTTCACCAGCGCAATCACCGTCTTGCTCAGCAGCCAGTAGTAGAGAATGACGCCGATAGCCAGTCCAAGAAAAACGTACGCCCGCACCTCGCCGTTGTTGCTGGCGTACAGCATCCGGAAGACGACAACAGCCGCCGCCATCCAGTATATGATATCGAGCATCGGCAGCCACCAGCGCGGAAATTTCAGCTCGTTCGACACGACGCGGTATCCATCGAATACGACGCCCATCCCGAGGCCGGACACCAGCATGACGGCCACCGTCAGCCATTGCGTTGCGAGACTCACTTGAACAGCTTCCCGAACAAGCCTTTGGATTTGTTGTTCGAGGATGTTCCATCCAAATAGGCGAGGGAATGGACATAGCCTTCTATTGCGACAAGCCCTTGCTCCAGGCTCAGATGCTTAATATGCAGGTTTTGACCCGTAACGGTCAGGAAGCCCAGCTCCGTCTCCAGAAGAAACTCCTCGCTGTCGAAGCTCTCCACGTTCACAACGCCTGTCAGCTCCAGCAGCTTCCGATTGATCAGCCTGATTTCTTGATTTTTTT
This genomic window contains:
- a CDS encoding septum formation initiator family protein, with translation MATATAKQSASGSKRRYRLWMMFIILFMGWAGYTLFGQMQQQKATYQKLTAIEEGIEETRARTEELNKKVEQLNDPEYISQLATKELGMVKEGEQQIFSE
- the yabQ gene encoding spore cortex biosynthesis protein YabQ; protein product: MSLATQWLTVAVMLVSGLGMGVVFDGYRVVSNELKFPRWWLPMLDIIYWMAAAVVVFRMLYASNNGEVRAYVFLGLAIGVILYYWLLSKTVIALVKWLIEAVRAMIRLMLKLLDWMIVKPILLLYKMVIVIVGFGTALTIFLLKIVVQLVRPIWLLLLWLLRPVTRPMGRWLKPQWESWRVEERLMKGLSAVKSRWNQWFRREKR
- the yabP gene encoding sporulation protein YabP is translated as MVESGKGQKNQEIRLINRKLLELTGVVNVESFDSEEFLLETELGFLTVTGQNLHIKHLSLEQGLVAIEGYVHSLAYLDGTSSNNKSKGLFGKLFK